In a single window of the Novosphingobium sp. IK01 genome:
- the ribA gene encoding GTP cyclohydrolase II, protein MTPEAATRRVARALDALRHGWAIRVTDESDGGEGGFDLLPAETGFAQPGLYAAQMLISAARAATLKLANQLDAAVPERPVLLHGAEPFTLAQARDLADPARDLDSPLRGPFRASPIAAPKAARAAMELARLAGILPAFLVASGVDVAQTVSARDLEQFKDPLNLTIQARARLPVEACEKAEIVAFRARDDLREHVALIIGEQDNARPPLVRLHSECLTGDILGSLKCDCGPQLNAALARMAEETGHHGWGVLLYLRQEGRGIGLINKLRAYQLQDQGFDTVDANERLGLPSEARDFPVAARMLDLLGARRIRLMTNNPAKVASLSALGIEVIERVAHQLPANPHNARYLDTKRERTGHLLTQEPDVSS, encoded by the coding sequence GTGACGCCCGAGGCCGCCACGCGCCGCGTCGCCCGTGCGCTCGACGCGCTGCGCCATGGCTGGGCCATCCGCGTCACCGACGAGAGCGATGGTGGAGAAGGCGGCTTCGACCTGCTTCCCGCCGAAACCGGCTTTGCCCAGCCGGGGCTCTATGCCGCGCAGATGCTGATCTCGGCGGCGCGCGCGGCCACGCTCAAGCTCGCCAACCAGCTCGACGCCGCCGTGCCCGAGCGCCCGGTGCTGCTCCACGGGGCCGAGCCGTTCACGCTGGCCCAGGCGCGCGATCTGGCCGATCCGGCCCGCGATCTCGACAGCCCCCTGCGCGGCCCGTTCCGCGCCAGCCCGATTGCCGCCCCCAAGGCCGCCCGCGCAGCCATGGAACTGGCGCGGCTGGCCGGAATCCTGCCCGCCTTTCTGGTCGCGAGCGGGGTGGACGTGGCCCAGACCGTCTCGGCCCGCGATCTTGAGCAGTTCAAGGACCCGCTCAACCTCACCATCCAGGCCCGCGCGCGCCTGCCGGTCGAGGCCTGTGAAAAGGCCGAGATCGTCGCCTTCCGTGCGCGCGACGACTTGCGCGAGCATGTCGCCCTGATCATCGGCGAACAGGACAATGCCCGCCCGCCCCTCGTGCGCCTGCACAGCGAATGCCTGACCGGCGACATTCTGGGCAGCCTCAAGTGCGATTGCGGGCCCCAGCTCAACGCCGCGCTCGCCCGCATGGCCGAGGAAACCGGCCATCATGGCTGGGGCGTGCTGCTCTACCTGCGACAGGAAGGGCGCGGCATCGGCCTCATCAACAAGCTGCGCGCCTATCAGCTTCAGGATCAGGGATTCGATACGGTCGACGCCAACGAACGGCTGGGCCTGCCCTCCGAAGCGCGCGATTTCCCCGTGGCCGCGCGGATGCTCGACCTGCTGGGCGCGCGCCGCATCCGCCTGATGACCAACAACCCGGCCAAAGTCGCCTCGCTGTCGGCGCTGGGCATCGAGGTGATCGAACGCGTCGCGCACCAGCTTCCCGCCAATCCGCACAACGCCCGCTACCTCGACACCAAGCGCGAGCGGACCGGGCACCTGCTCACACAGGAGCCCGACGTTTCATCCTGA
- the rpmG gene encoding 50S ribosomal protein L33 — MAKPTTVKIRLVSTADTGFFYVTKKNPRNTTEKMSFRKYDPVVRKHVEFKEAKIK; from the coding sequence ATGGCAAAGCCCACTACCGTCAAGATCCGCCTGGTTTCGACCGCCGACACCGGCTTCTTCTATGTCACCAAGAAGAACCCGCGCAACACGACCGAAAAGATGTCGTTCCGCAAGTACGACCCGGTCGTGCGCAAGCACGTCGAATTCAAGGAAGCCAAGATCAAGTAA
- a CDS encoding polyhydroxyalkanoate depolymerase produces MLYKAYEIQRSLMNASSAWASMMVDILNDPQMPFAAFGPMQTMASALNVFAHATAPRGKPAFAIRTVHVDGHTHAVHETTVVHRPFGDLKLFTHDGLPADAPRLMIVAPMSGHFATLLRGTVERMLERAHVYITDWADAKYVPLAEGHFDLDDYIDYLIGFLEHIGPGAHVMAVCQPSVPAFAATAVMGAKKHPCRPLTLTMMGGPIDTRESPTEVNDHAIAKPFVWFKHNMITTVPENYPGAGRQVYPGFVQLTSFMSMNLGSHMMSHYKLFQHMVQGDGENADSTKKFYDEYRSVCDLPAEFYLQTVDVVFQQHALPQGEFVHRGQAVDLGEITDTAILCIEGEKDDISGIGQTRAALKVTPGVPDEMKQYYLAAEVGHYGIFNGSRWRGRIAPVVEAWMARFNTRDDAAQGSGSSGQGKPRGGGKLSAVN; encoded by the coding sequence GTGCTCTACAAGGCTTATGAAATCCAGCGCTCGCTGATGAATGCGAGCAGCGCCTGGGCCTCGATGATGGTCGACATCCTCAACGACCCGCAGATGCCGTTTGCCGCTTTCGGGCCGATGCAGACGATGGCCTCGGCGCTCAATGTCTTTGCCCATGCCACCGCGCCGCGCGGCAAGCCCGCCTTCGCGATCCGCACGGTCCATGTCGACGGGCATACCCATGCCGTCCACGAGACGACCGTGGTCCATCGCCCGTTCGGCGATCTCAAGCTCTTCACCCACGATGGCCTGCCTGCCGATGCGCCCAGGCTGATGATCGTGGCGCCGATGAGCGGCCATTTCGCCACGCTTCTGCGCGGCACGGTCGAGCGCATGCTCGAACGCGCCCATGTCTACATCACCGACTGGGCCGACGCGAAATACGTGCCGCTGGCCGAAGGGCACTTCGACCTCGACGACTATATCGACTATCTGATCGGCTTCCTCGAACACATCGGCCCCGGAGCCCATGTCATGGCGGTCTGCCAGCCTTCGGTGCCCGCCTTTGCGGCGACGGCAGTGATGGGCGCGAAGAAGCATCCGTGCCGTCCGCTCACCCTGACGATGATGGGCGGCCCGATCGACACCCGCGAGAGCCCGACCGAGGTCAACGACCACGCGATCGCCAAGCCCTTCGTCTGGTTCAAGCACAACATGATCACCACCGTGCCCGAAAACTATCCGGGCGCGGGGCGGCAGGTCTATCCCGGCTTCGTCCAGCTCACCAGCTTCATGTCGATGAACCTGGGCAGCCACATGATGAGCCATTACAAGCTCTTCCAGCACATGGTGCAGGGCGACGGCGAAAACGCGGATTCGACCAAGAAGTTCTACGACGAATATCGCTCGGTCTGCGACCTTCCGGCCGAATTCTATCTCCAGACGGTCGACGTGGTGTTCCAGCAGCACGCCCTGCCGCAGGGCGAATTCGTCCATCGCGGGCAGGCGGTCGACCTGGGCGAGATCACCGACACGGCGATCCTGTGCATCGAGGGCGAGAAGGACGACATCTCGGGCATCGGCCAGACCCGCGCCGCGCTCAAGGTGACGCCCGGCGTGCCCGACGAAATGAAGCAATACTACCTCGCCGCCGAGGTGGGCCACTATGGCATCTTCAACGGTTCGCGCTGGCGGGGCCGGATCGCCCCGGTGGTCGAGGCCTGGATGGCGCGCTTCAACACGCGCGATGATGCGGCTCAGGGCAGCGGCAGTTCAGGGCAGGGAAAACCGCGTGGCGGTGGCAAGCTGTCGGCGGTGAACTGA
- the recQ gene encoding DNA helicase RecQ, which translates to MTSVLLDPVPGLGPDLDEARKCLAQVFGFPGFRGVQDQVVARALAGRSTLAVMPTGAGKSLTYQLPAVMLEGTCVVVSPLIALMHDQLRSATANGIRAAALTSVDTDREVTIDRFRAGELDLLYVAPERASQPHFRELLSKAPLSLFAIDEAHCVSEWGHDFRPDYRLMRPLMDAFPQVPRLALTATADRHTRADILEQLGIPADGLIVAGFDRPNIQYRIAPRDNPQRQILRFIADNPGPGVVYAPTRAQVEKLAEQLGAQLGAEGRRVLPYHAGLPAHVRAANQEAFVSSEDMVIVATVAFGMGIDKPDVRFVAHAGLPKSIEGYYQETGRAGRDGDPSVALMLWGADDFARARQRLAEVDETRRQGERTRLDALAGLVETTACRRAVLLRHFGENPPATCGNCDNCLEPPALTDATELARKLLSAVYRTGQSYGLGHLEKVLTGQADERVRARGHDELSVFGIVGPDQAPLLKALSRALLARGTLTATEHGGLALAGDARAILKGEQTVELALPPVRERGGSKRRGKTAGAGAALNPVGDPLFEALRALRRAIASEANVPPYVVFHDAVLREMAASRPRTLADLAAIGGVGTRKRDAYGQRFLEEIARH; encoded by the coding sequence ATGACCTCCGTTTTGCTTGATCCTGTCCCCGGCCTTGGCCCTGATCTTGACGAGGCGCGCAAGTGTCTGGCGCAAGTCTTCGGGTTTCCCGGTTTTCGCGGGGTGCAGGATCAGGTCGTCGCGCGCGCGCTGGCGGGGCGCTCCACCCTTGCGGTGATGCCCACGGGCGCGGGCAAGTCGCTGACCTACCAGTTGCCTGCGGTCATGCTCGAAGGGACGTGCGTGGTCGTCTCGCCGCTGATCGCGCTGATGCATGACCAGTTGCGCTCGGCGACCGCCAACGGCATCCGCGCTGCCGCGCTCACCAGCGTCGATACCGACCGCGAGGTGACCATCGACCGCTTCCGCGCGGGCGAGCTGGACTTGCTCTATGTCGCGCCCGAGCGCGCCAGCCAGCCCCATTTCCGCGAGCTGTTGTCGAAGGCCCCGCTCAGCCTGTTTGCCATCGACGAGGCGCACTGCGTTTCGGAATGGGGCCACGATTTCCGGCCCGACTATCGCCTGATGCGCCCGCTGATGGACGCCTTCCCGCAGGTGCCGCGTCTGGCGCTGACGGCGACGGCCGACCGGCACACCCGCGCCGACATCCTCGAACAGCTCGGCATCCCGGCCGACGGGCTGATCGTCGCCGGGTTTGACCGGCCCAATATCCAGTACCGGATCGCCCCGCGCGACAATCCGCAGCGCCAGATCCTGCGGTTCATCGCCGACAATCCGGGGCCGGGGGTCGTCTATGCGCCCACCCGCGCGCAAGTGGAGAAGCTGGCCGAGCAACTCGGCGCGCAGCTTGGTGCCGAGGGGCGCCGCGTGCTGCCCTATCACGCCGGGCTGCCCGCCCATGTCCGCGCGGCCAATCAGGAAGCCTTCGTGTCGAGCGAGGACATGGTGATCGTCGCCACGGTCGCCTTCGGCATGGGGATCGACAAGCCCGACGTGCGCTTTGTCGCCCATGCCGGGCTGCCCAAGTCGATCGAGGGCTATTATCAGGAAACCGGGCGCGCCGGGCGCGACGGCGATCCTTCGGTGGCGCTGATGCTGTGGGGGGCGGACGATTTCGCCCGTGCCCGCCAGCGGCTGGCCGAAGTGGACGAGACCCGCCGCCAGGGCGAACGCACCCGGCTCGACGCGCTGGCGGGCCTGGTCGAGACGACCGCCTGCCGCCGCGCGGTCCTGCTGCGCCATTTCGGCGAAAACCCGCCCGCGACGTGTGGCAATTGCGACAACTGCCTCGAACCGCCGGCCCTGACCGACGCGACCGAACTCGCGCGCAAGCTGCTCTCGGCGGTCTATCGCACCGGGCAGAGCTATGGCCTCGGCCACCTCGAAAAAGTGCTGACCGGACAAGCCGACGAGCGGGTGCGCGCGCGCGGACACGACGAACTTTCGGTGTTCGGCATCGTCGGGCCCGATCAGGCTCCGCTGCTCAAGGCCCTGTCGCGCGCGCTGCTGGCGCGCGGCACCCTGACCGCGACCGAGCATGGCGGGCTGGCGCTGGCCGGAGACGCACGCGCGATTCTCAAGGGCGAGCAGACCGTCGAACTGGCCTTGCCGCCGGTGCGCGAGCGGGGCGGGAGCAAGCGGCGCGGCAAGACGGCAGGGGCGGGCGCCGCGCTCAATCCCGTGGGCGATCCGCTGTTCGAGGCGCTGCGCGCGCTGCGCCGCGCCATCGCGAGCGAAGCCAATGTGCCGCCCTATGTGGTGTTCCACGATGCGGTCCTGCGCGAAATGGCGGCCAGCCGCCCGCGCACGCTGGCCGATCTGGCGGCCATCGGCGGGGTCGGCACGCGCAAGCGCGATGCCTATGGCCAGCGTTTTCTCGAAGAAATTGCGCGTCATTGA
- the xth gene encoding exodeoxyribonuclease III, translating into MVSIATWNINSVRLRADQVVRFLQQEQPDVLCLQEIKVAEHLFPHEVFEALGYTHRAIHGQKGYHGVATVSRLPLREVSRHDWQDNGEARHVGVELLGAGQGLILENVYIPAGGDVADREVNPKFGQKLDFLDRMTRWADALDRPTLIVGDFNIAPLPTDVYDHKALLKVVSHTPIEVEALQRFADAHGWVDLGRKHIPAPERNYSWWSYRSYWRQKDQGRRLDHMWASPDLAAQSTAHRFVEETRRWEQPSDHIPLITEFAL; encoded by the coding sequence ATGGTTTCGATCGCCACCTGGAACATCAATTCCGTCCGCCTGCGCGCCGATCAGGTCGTGCGTTTCCTTCAGCAGGAACAGCCCGACGTGCTGTGCCTTCAGGAGATCAAGGTGGCCGAGCACCTGTTCCCCCACGAGGTGTTCGAGGCGCTCGGCTATACCCACCGCGCGATCCATGGCCAGAAAGGCTATCACGGCGTCGCCACGGTCAGCCGCCTGCCCCTGCGCGAGGTCAGCCGCCACGACTGGCAGGACAATGGCGAGGCGCGCCATGTCGGCGTCGAGCTGCTGGGCGCGGGGCAAGGCCTGATCCTCGAAAACGTCTACATCCCCGCCGGGGGCGATGTCGCCGACCGCGAGGTGAACCCCAAGTTCGGCCAGAAGCTCGACTTCCTCGACCGCATGACCCGCTGGGCCGATGCGCTCGACCGCCCGACCCTGATCGTGGGCGATTTCAACATCGCCCCGCTGCCCACCGACGTCTACGACCACAAGGCCCTGCTCAAGGTCGTCAGCCACACCCCGATCGAGGTGGAAGCCCTGCAACGCTTTGCCGACGCGCATGGCTGGGTCGATCTGGGGCGCAAGCACATCCCCGCGCCCGAGCGCAACTATTCGTGGTGGTCCTATCGCTCGTACTGGCGCCAGAAGGACCAGGGGCGCCGCCTCGACCACATGTGGGCCTCGCCCGACCTTGCCGCGCAATCGACCGCGCACCGCTTCGTCGAGGAAACCCGCCGCTGGGAGCAGCCTTCGGACCATATCCCTCTGATCACCGAGTTCGCGCTGTGA
- a CDS encoding undecaprenyl-diphosphate phosphatase produces MDSHTITAVLLGIVEGLTEFLPVSSTGHLILATELLGFNAAEWDVFNVVIQLPAILAVVVLYWRTFVEVGAGALRREPDSLHFVRNVLVAFIPSAILGVLLKKKIDTLMETPSVVAAALVVGGVLILVIERLARQGEYQPVSKLPLHKALAVGVMQCLAMVPGMSRSASTIMGALSMGINRKTAAEFSFFLAVPTMFGATAKQLWDHRSELAAGTSTVGWSDIAVGGVTSFIVSLVVIKLFVTYIGRHGFAPFAWYRIVVGAAALVWLLGV; encoded by the coding sequence ATGGACAGCCACACCATCACCGCCGTACTTCTCGGCATCGTCGAGGGACTGACCGAGTTCCTCCCCGTTTCCTCTACCGGACACCTGATTCTGGCCACTGAACTTCTCGGCTTCAATGCTGCGGAGTGGGACGTGTTCAACGTGGTTATCCAGCTTCCCGCGATCCTGGCGGTCGTGGTGCTCTACTGGCGCACATTCGTCGAGGTGGGGGCAGGTGCCCTGCGCCGGGAGCCCGATTCGCTCCACTTCGTGCGCAACGTGCTGGTGGCGTTCATTCCTTCGGCCATTCTGGGGGTCCTGCTCAAGAAGAAGATCGACACCCTGATGGAAACCCCTTCGGTGGTGGCCGCCGCCCTTGTCGTGGGCGGCGTGCTGATTCTGGTGATCGAACGTCTGGCCCGGCAGGGCGAATACCAGCCGGTCAGCAAGCTGCCCCTGCACAAGGCGCTGGCGGTGGGCGTGATGCAGTGTCTGGCGATGGTGCCGGGCATGTCGCGTTCGGCCTCCACGATCATGGGCGCCCTCTCGATGGGCATCAACCGCAAGACGGCGGCCGAATTCAGCTTCTTTCTGGCCGTCCCCACGATGTTCGGCGCCACCGCCAAGCAGTTGTGGGACCACCGCAGCGAACTGGCCGCCGGCACGAGCACCGTGGGCTGGAGCGACATCGCGGTGGGCGGGGTCACCTCGTTCATCGTCTCGCTGGTGGTGATCAAGCTGTTCGTCACCTACATCGGGCGCCACGGCTTCGCGCCGTTCGCGTGGTATCGCATCGTGGTGGGCGCGGCCGCGCTGGTCTGGCTGCTGGGCGTCTGA
- a CDS encoding LolA family protein — translation MNTLIRKIRLPAIALALATSVTTSVTPALAKPAPAPAPAAPSTEADRAIAALRAITTMRADFVQTDRNGQRLTGTITLQRPGKIRFQYQPGVPLLIVSDGSALTMIDYEVRQVSRWPIRNSPLGALLDPNKDVARYARLVPTANPNVTSLDIKDPRHPEYGTLTLIMVRNPAAPGGYQLDSWVTLDSQNQRTAIRLSNQRYGVPIPANSFRFNDPRPQIRH, via the coding sequence ATGAACACGTTGATCAGGAAAATCCGCCTTCCGGCTATCGCACTGGCCCTCGCCACGTCGGTCACCACGTCGGTCACCCCTGCACTGGCCAAGCCCGCCCCGGCCCCGGCCCCCGCAGCCCCTTCGACCGAAGCAGACCGGGCCATCGCCGCCCTGCGCGCGATCACCACCATGCGTGCCGATTTCGTGCAGACCGACCGCAACGGCCAGCGCCTGACCGGCACGATCACCCTGCAACGCCCCGGCAAGATCCGCTTCCAGTACCAGCCGGGCGTGCCGCTGCTGATCGTTTCGGACGGCTCGGCGCTCACGATGATCGACTACGAGGTGCGCCAGGTCTCGCGCTGGCCGATTCGCAACAGCCCGCTGGGCGCCCTGCTCGATCCGAACAAGGACGTCGCCCGCTATGCGCGGCTGGTCCCGACGGCCAATCCCAACGTGACCAGCCTCGACATCAAGGACCCGCGCCATCCCGAATATGGCACGCTCACGCTGATCATGGTGCGCAATCCGGCAGCGCCGGGCGGCTACCAGCTCGACAGCTGGGTCACGCTCGATTCGCAGAACCAGCGCACCGCGATTCGCCTCTCGAACCAGCGCTATGGCGTGCCGATTCCGGCCAACAGCTTCCGCTTCAACGATCCGCGGCCTCAGATCCGCCATTGA
- a CDS encoding right-handed parallel beta-helix repeat-containing protein — MDMETRLNRRLNRHRASRQRLMLLALGVLAAIPTGALLAQKAQAQIAQTQAAAPYTVVETGQGYDRLQDAINAIDTGTGTIRIAPGTWHDCGVQPHGSIAFVAQVPGQSIFDGTVCEGKAALVLRGRSSRVEGLIFQNLKIGDGNGAGIRLEGGDLTVREDWFRDSDEGILSANNLSGHAVIEQSTFTRLGRCDRGLSCAHSIYFGELASLAVRRSRFEQGMGGHYVKSHAAQIEVTDSSFDDSRGHTTNYMIDLSIGASGLIARNWFVQGADKENYSTFIANAAEGHKHSAAGLVIRDNTARLVPGLARQTTFVADWSGDGIQMGPNALGPGVAQFARR, encoded by the coding sequence ATGGATATGGAAACCCGCCTGAACCGGCGCCTGAACCGGCATCGCGCCTCGCGCCAGCGCCTGATGCTTCTTGCGCTGGGCGTGCTGGCGGCGATCCCCACCGGCGCTCTGCTGGCCCAAAAGGCGCAGGCCCAGATTGCGCAAACGCAGGCCGCGGCCCCCTATACCGTGGTCGAGACCGGGCAGGGCTATGACCGTCTTCAGGACGCGATCAACGCCATCGACACCGGCACCGGCACGATCCGCATCGCGCCGGGCACGTGGCACGATTGCGGGGTGCAGCCGCACGGCTCCATTGCCTTTGTCGCGCAAGTGCCGGGGCAGTCGATCTTCGATGGCACCGTGTGCGAGGGCAAGGCCGCGCTCGTGCTGCGCGGGCGTTCGTCGCGGGTCGAGGGACTGATCTTCCAGAATCTCAAGATCGGGGACGGCAATGGCGCGGGCATCCGCCTCGAAGGGGGCGACCTGACCGTGCGCGAGGACTGGTTCCGCGACAGCGACGAGGGCATCCTCTCGGCCAACAATCTCTCGGGTCATGCGGTGATCGAGCAATCGACGTTCACCCGCCTCGGGCGCTGCGACCGTGGGCTCTCGTGCGCCCATTCGATCTATTTCGGCGAACTGGCGAGCCTTGCCGTGCGCCGCAGCCGGTTCGAGCAGGGCATGGGCGGGCACTATGTCAAAAGCCATGCCGCGCAGATCGAGGTGACCGATTCCAGCTTCGACGACAGCCGGGGCCATACCACCAACTACATGATCGACCTGTCCATCGGCGCCAGCGGGCTGATTGCGCGCAACTGGTTCGTGCAAGGGGCCGACAAGGAAAACTACAGCACGTTCATCGCCAATGCCGCCGAAGGCCACAAGCACAGCGCGGCTGGGCTGGTGATCCGCGACAACACCGCGCGGCTGGTGCCGGGCCTCGCGCGGCAGACGACATTCGTGGCCGACTGGTCGGGCGATGGCATCCAGATGGGCCCCAATGCGCTGGGGCCGGGTGTCGCGCAGTTTGCGCGCCGCTGA
- a CDS encoding GlsB/YeaQ/YmgE family stress response membrane protein encodes MGLIVLLVVGGVLGWLASIVMRTDAQQGIFLNVVVGIVGAMLGGLLLGGGSITNGISGASLIVSFVGALILLAIVNLVRRGSVR; translated from the coding sequence ATGGGCCTTATCGTTCTTCTCGTCGTCGGCGGCGTCCTTGGCTGGCTGGCCAGCATCGTGATGCGCACCGATGCCCAGCAGGGCATCTTCCTCAACGTGGTTGTCGGCATCGTGGGTGCGATGCTGGGCGGCCTGCTGCTCGGCGGAGGCAGCATCACCAACGGGATTTCGGGCGCCAGCCTGATCGTCTCGTTCGTGGGCGCGCTGATCCTGCTGGCGATCGTCAACCTCGTGCGTCGCGGTTCGGTGCGCTAA
- a CDS encoding ABC transporter transmembrane domain-containing protein, translating to MIWREGAKYPGQVAAALLALLTTSTATIAIPARFKSIVDEAFGPHAQTGTIDSAFHVLLAISIVLGFATAIRFYFVSWLGERVVADIRRRVQANLLRLPPAFFEVNSPKEIASRMTADTAIIEQVVGTTLSIALRNTITALGGLLYLFFLAPWLTAEIAIGIPAIIAPVAFFGSRLRKVSRSSQDRVADIGAITAEALGAIRIVQAFGQENRERQRFADAVERTFDTARRRITIRAVMTAIVIFLVMGGITGLMWQGAIGVANGTLTGGTIAAFVLTGGIVAGSCGALTEVYGDLLRGAGAAGRLNELMLEQPDIARPARPIALPSPPRGALAFQQVSFRYPSRPDSPALVDFSLTIEPGETVAIVGPSGAGKSTLFLLAQRFYDPQAGMVRIDGVPLPQADPAEIRARMALVPQEAVLFAASARDNLRYGAWEASDEAIWAAARAANAEDFLRALPEGLDTFLGEGGARLSGGQRQRMAIARALLRNAPILLLDEATSALDAESERLVQDALDRLMEGRTTLVIAHRLATVRKADRIVVMDGGRIVEQGTHASLIAADGLYARLARMQFEGA from the coding sequence ATGATCTGGCGCGAGGGCGCCAAGTATCCGGGGCAGGTCGCCGCCGCGCTGCTCGCGCTGCTGACCACGTCCACGGCCACCATCGCCATTCCTGCCCGCTTCAAGTCCATCGTCGACGAGGCTTTCGGCCCCCATGCCCAGACCGGCACGATCGACAGCGCGTTCCATGTCCTGCTGGCGATCTCCATCGTGCTGGGCTTTGCCACGGCGATCCGGTTCTATTTCGTCTCGTGGCTGGGCGAGCGCGTGGTCGCCGACATCCGCCGCCGCGTGCAGGCCAACCTGCTGCGCCTGCCGCCCGCCTTCTTCGAGGTAAACAGCCCCAAGGAAATCGCCTCGCGGATGACCGCCGACACCGCGATCATCGAGCAGGTCGTGGGCACGACCCTGTCGATTGCCCTGCGCAACACCATCACCGCGCTGGGGGGCCTGCTCTACCTGTTCTTCCTCGCCCCCTGGCTCACCGCCGAGATCGCCATCGGCATTCCCGCGATCATCGCCCCGGTCGCCTTCTTCGGCAGCCGGTTGCGCAAGGTCTCGCGATCGAGCCAGGACCGCGTGGCCGACATCGGCGCGATCACCGCCGAGGCGCTGGGCGCCATCCGCATCGTCCAGGCCTTCGGACAGGAAAACCGCGAGCGCCAGCGCTTTGCCGATGCGGTCGAGCGCACGTTCGACACCGCGCGCCGCCGCATCACGATCCGCGCGGTGATGACTGCCATCGTCATCTTCCTGGTCATGGGCGGGATCACCGGCCTGATGTGGCAGGGCGCCATCGGCGTTGCCAATGGCACGCTGACCGGGGGCACCATCGCCGCCTTCGTGCTGACGGGGGGCATCGTCGCGGGGTCGTGCGGGGCGCTGACCGAAGTCTATGGCGATCTTTTGCGCGGGGCGGGCGCGGCCGGGCGCCTGAACGAACTCATGCTCGAACAGCCCGACATCGCGCGCCCGGCGCGGCCCATCGCGCTGCCCAGCCCGCCGCGCGGGGCGCTTGCGTTCCAGCAGGTCTCGTTCCGCTATCCCAGCCGCCCGGACAGCCCGGCGCTGGTCGATTTCTCGCTGACCATCGAGCCGGGCGAAACGGTCGCCATCGTCGGCCCCTCGGGCGCGGGCAAGTCCACGCTGTTCCTGCTCGCCCAGCGGTTCTACGATCCGCAAGCGGGCATGGTGCGGATCGACGGCGTGCCCCTGCCCCAGGCCGACCCGGCCGAGATCCGTGCGCGCATGGCGCTCGTGCCGCAGGAAGCCGTGCTCTTTGCCGCCAGCGCGCGCGACAACTTGCGCTATGGCGCATGGGAGGCCAGCGACGAGGCGATCTGGGCCGCCGCCCGCGCGGCCAATGCCGAGGACTTCCTGCGCGCCCTGCCCGAGGGGCTCGACACGTTCCTGGGCGAAGGCGGCGCGCGCCTGTCGGGCGGGCAACGCCAGCGCATGGCGATCGCGCGCGCCCTGCTGCGCAATGCGCCGATCCTCCTCCTCGACGAGGCCACCAGCGCACTCGACGCGGAAAGCGAGCGGCTGGTGCAGGATGCGCTCGACCGCCTGATGGAAGGGCGCACCACGCTGGTCATCGCCCACCGCCTCGCCACCGTGCGCAAGGCCGACCGCATCGTGGTGATGGATGGCGGGCGCATCGTCGAACAGGGCACCCACGCCAGCCTGATCGCCGCCGACGGGCTCTATGCCCGCCTCGCCCGGATGCAGTTCGAGGGGGCCTGA